A single window of Vitreimonas flagellata DNA harbors:
- a CDS encoding TetR/AcrR family transcriptional regulator, whose translation MPRLADPALPERRRSQILEAARTCFRERGFRQTTIEEICAEARISPGALYRYFHSKADIVAAIALDARAEAEAALDQLPDAEALVEGLAEVARAFLEAFDKDGDAALLSDIWAEAARDSLLAKALAERDRIARGRLASAIDKARRGGGIYPAMDSEEAAETLLTALEGFALRRALWRAGPISTSLRKFRTLALHVLKPKR comes from the coding sequence ATGCCCCGCCTCGCCGACCCAGCTTTGCCCGAACGCCGCCGCAGCCAAATCCTGGAAGCGGCGCGCACTTGTTTTCGCGAGCGTGGCTTCCGCCAGACCACAATCGAGGAAATCTGCGCCGAAGCCCGGATCAGCCCAGGCGCGCTCTATCGCTACTTCCATTCCAAGGCCGACATCGTCGCCGCCATCGCCCTCGACGCCCGCGCCGAGGCGGAAGCGGCGCTCGACCAGCTCCCGGACGCCGAAGCCCTGGTCGAAGGATTGGCGGAGGTGGCGCGGGCGTTCTTGGAAGCCTTCGATAAGGACGGCGACGCCGCCCTGCTCTCAGACATTTGGGCGGAAGCGGCCAGAGATTCCCTATTGGCCAAAGCCTTAGCCGAACGCGACCGGATCGCCCGCGGCCGACTGGCCAGCGCCATCGACAAGGCCCGGCGCGGCGGCGGCATTTATCCGGCGATGGACTCCGAGGAGGCCGCGGAGACGCTTTTGACGGCCTTAGAAGGGTTTGCTCTACGCCGCGCTCTCTGGCGGGCTGGGCCAATCTCAACGAGCCTCCGCAAATTCCGGACGCTGGCGCTGCACGTGCTCAAGCCCAAACGCTAG
- a CDS encoding PAS domain-containing hybrid sensor histidine kinase/response regulator gives MAIANAAETRRREMPASVALVMLTGGLAAAIMGGSMPVGWAAVMALLLVFDTELYRRLDIADAEIKGGVFWGLCAWAFTNSAFYAVLPVALWLHGEAAAAAAAMVLWVAGVVRHFSRGASGALPIAMAGAAPPALSLLAAPLMIAAMSGQPDWDLALIAAVGGGALMAYVTLARMSAADAEAALRDAALKQDLSATMGKLMIEQGSVAAALMDRDGKVLAMSEPMRMALSVKGDGIGEKLDKLIPWSPDQWRDAFKRALAGEVVYHEEDETKTSAGTQWFEWGARPWRGPSGEILGVIAHGRDITSFVETRAAVEENEERLRMALDVARTIVWEVDFKTSRVNWHGDPLPLYGRTITFQEFMDTSTPIIHVDDRRLLQTYFAEVLEGADSSLEHRVMHPDGTVKWVELWSRRVLGRTGGVRKIIVFAKDITARKRQEAAFIEAMHRAETTLKANRALFAEFAPVGAAFADEIDESAINLEEMYERLEGLLEEMDVRDAALAETINSLRAARESADTANVAKSQFLANMSHELRTPLNAIIGYSEMLQEEAEADGRDNDIADIQRVLSSARQLLHLINGILDLSKIEAGRMELSVAEFDVPQFLREAVATVRPVAEKNGNTLTLEVADIGEASTDSFKLNQCLLNLLANAAKFTQNGDIVVRAARHMGGDQDLIEISVSDTGIGMSEDQLHRLFNAFMQADASTERKYGGTGLGLAITRRTMQMLGGDVTVLSAPGEGSTFTLRFPAQLSDAPTQERVDASAAVGQGKQRVVLLVDDEESARDLTSRSLTRLGFDVKSAATGAQGLAMARELQPSLILLDINLPDMTGWDVLSMLSMSGTAQIPVIIHSIDDERQRALNSGACELLVKPADRDVLAAAALRFARVESNSTPAPASVPSSIARSA, from the coding sequence ATGGCGATCGCGAACGCGGCGGAGACACGTCGGCGCGAGATGCCGGCCTCCGTGGCGCTGGTGATGCTCACCGGGGGCTTGGCTGCGGCCATTATGGGCGGAAGCATGCCCGTAGGCTGGGCGGCGGTGATGGCGCTGCTGCTCGTCTTCGATACAGAACTCTATCGCCGCCTCGACATTGCCGATGCTGAGATCAAGGGCGGCGTGTTTTGGGGGCTGTGCGCGTGGGCGTTCACGAACTCGGCGTTCTACGCGGTGTTGCCTGTCGCACTTTGGCTGCATGGCGAGGCGGCGGCCGCCGCTGCTGCAATGGTGTTGTGGGTGGCGGGTGTCGTGCGCCATTTCAGTCGCGGCGCCTCGGGCGCGTTGCCGATTGCGATGGCGGGCGCCGCACCGCCGGCGCTTTCGCTTCTGGCCGCGCCTTTGATGATTGCGGCGATGTCTGGCCAACCGGATTGGGATTTAGCGCTGATCGCCGCTGTCGGCGGCGGCGCGCTGATGGCCTACGTCACGCTCGCGCGCATGAGCGCGGCGGACGCTGAAGCCGCGCTTCGCGATGCGGCGCTCAAACAAGATTTGAGCGCGACGATGGGCAAGCTGATGATCGAGCAAGGCTCGGTCGCGGCGGCCTTGATGGATCGCGACGGCAAAGTGTTGGCGATGAGCGAGCCGATGCGCATGGCGCTGAGCGTCAAGGGCGATGGGATTGGCGAGAAGCTCGACAAACTTATTCCGTGGTCGCCCGATCAATGGCGCGACGCATTCAAGCGCGCGCTCGCCGGAGAGGTTGTATATCACGAGGAGGATGAGACCAAGACGAGCGCCGGCACGCAATGGTTCGAGTGGGGTGCGCGGCCGTGGCGTGGTCCCAGCGGCGAAATTCTAGGCGTGATTGCGCATGGGCGCGACATCACCTCGTTCGTCGAGACGCGTGCGGCCGTCGAGGAGAACGAAGAGCGTCTGCGCATGGCGCTGGACGTTGCGCGTACGATTGTTTGGGAGGTCGATTTCAAAACCTCGCGCGTGAATTGGCACGGCGACCCGCTGCCGCTCTATGGCCGCACGATCACGTTCCAGGAATTCATGGATACGAGCACGCCGATCATTCACGTCGATGATCGCCGGCTGCTGCAGACTTATTTTGCCGAAGTCTTGGAGGGCGCGGATAGCTCGCTCGAACATCGGGTCATGCACCCGGACGGCACTGTGAAGTGGGTCGAACTCTGGTCGCGGCGTGTGCTCGGGCGCACGGGCGGCGTGCGCAAGATTATCGTGTTCGCCAAGGACATCACTGCGCGCAAGCGTCAGGAGGCGGCGTTCATCGAGGCGATGCACCGCGCGGAGACAACGCTGAAGGCCAATCGCGCGCTGTTTGCGGAGTTCGCGCCTGTCGGCGCCGCCTTCGCGGACGAGATCGATGAATCGGCCATCAATCTGGAAGAAATGTATGAGCGCCTGGAAGGTCTGCTCGAAGAGATGGATGTGCGCGACGCCGCGCTCGCCGAGACGATCAATTCGCTGCGCGCTGCGCGCGAGTCGGCCGACACCGCCAACGTCGCTAAATCGCAATTCCTGGCCAATATGAGCCACGAGCTGCGCACGCCGCTCAACGCCATCATCGGCTACAGCGAAATGCTGCAGGAAGAAGCTGAAGCGGATGGTCGTGATAACGACATCGCCGACATTCAGCGCGTGCTGAGTTCGGCGCGCCAATTGCTGCATCTGATCAACGGCATTCTTGATCTGTCGAAGATTGAAGCTGGCCGGATGGAATTGTCGGTCGCGGAATTCGACGTGCCGCAATTCTTGCGCGAGGCGGTCGCTACGGTGCGCCCTGTGGCGGAGAAGAATGGCAACACACTCACGCTTGAAGTGGCCGACATCGGCGAGGCGTCGACGGATTCGTTCAAGCTGAACCAGTGCTTGCTCAACCTACTCGCGAACGCGGCGAAGTTCACGCAGAATGGCGACATCGTTGTGCGCGCCGCGCGGCACATGGGCGGCGATCAGGACTTGATCGAGATTTCGGTGTCCGACACCGGCATTGGAATGAGCGAAGATCAGCTGCACCGTCTGTTCAATGCTTTCATGCAGGCAGACGCTTCGACCGAGCGCAAATATGGCGGCACCGGCCTCGGGCTCGCGATTACGCGCCGGACAATGCAAATGCTTGGCGGCGACGTCACTGTGCTGAGCGCGCCCGGCGAGGGCTCGACCTTCACGCTGCGCTTCCCAGCACAACTCTCTGATGCGCCGACGCAGGAGCGCGTTGATGCGAGCGCTGCCGTAGGGCAGGGCAAGCAACGCGTTGTTCTTTTGGTTGATGATGAAGAGAGTGCACGCGATCTTACCAGCCGCTCGCTGACACGTTTGGGCTTTGATGTGAAAAGCGCCGCGACTGGCGCGCAAGGTTTGGCAATGGCGCGCGAGTTGCAGCCGAGCTTGATCTTGCTCGATATCAATCTGCCGGACATGACGGGTTGGGACGTGCTCTCGATGTTGAGCATGAGCGGCACGGCGCAAATTCCCGTTATCATTCATTCGATCGACGACGAACGTCAGCGTGCGCTGAACTCGGGCGCTTGTGAACTTCTCGTTAAGCCTGCTGATCGCGATGTTCTCGCGGCGGCGGCATTGCGCTTTGCGCGCGTTGAATCTAATTCCACTCCGGCGCCAGCGTCGGTTCCTTCGTCCATAGCAAGAAGTGCGTGA
- a CDS encoding response regulator encodes MRILIAEDHPDNREMLTRRLERRGYEVHCAENGAEAVEMAQKCAPDLILMDISMPVMSGIEATKVLRQTPTVSSVKIVALTAHAMESARRECMEAGCDDFATKPVDFAGLVALIEKYAA; translated from the coding sequence ATGCGTATTCTCATTGCCGAAGACCATCCCGATAATCGCGAAATGCTGACGCGCCGCTTGGAGCGCCGCGGCTACGAAGTGCATTGTGCGGAGAACGGCGCTGAAGCCGTGGAAATGGCGCAAAAATGCGCGCCGGATCTGATCCTGATGGATATCTCGATGCCGGTGATGTCGGGCATCGAAGCAACCAAAGTGCTGCGCCAAACGCCGACAGTGTCGAGTGTGAAGATTGTGGCGCTCACCGCGCATGCGATGGAAAGCGCGCGTCGCGAGTGCATGGAAGCGGGTTGCGATGATTTTGCGACCAAGCCTGTCGACTTCGCGGGCCTCGTCGCGCTGATTGAGAAATACGCAGCGTAA